A DNA window from Chlamydia felis Fe/C-56 contains the following coding sequences:
- the thiE gene encoding thiamine phosphate synthase, giving the protein MEEDFFKLILITDRKNIPVDEYVDFVVACVHSGVTAVQLREKELSHREILGFGEALKSVLDPLEIPLIISDSVAVCMDLDASGVHLGQTDGDVIEARELIGPDKIIGWNVNTLEQLLTANTLPIDYLGLSAMFETQNKPEAAHLWGFSGLEQAVSLCEHPIVAVGGIDESNASDVIEAGAAGIAAIGVFHTANNPSLVTKSLREIVDRGLRC; this is encoded by the coding sequence TTGGAAGAAGACTTTTTCAAACTTATTCTTATCACCGATAGAAAAAACATCCCAGTAGATGAATATGTCGATTTTGTTGTGGCTTGTGTACACTCAGGAGTTACCGCTGTTCAACTTCGCGAAAAGGAACTTTCACATAGGGAAATCCTAGGTTTTGGAGAAGCTTTAAAATCCGTCTTAGATCCCTTGGAAATCCCTTTAATTATTAGCGATAGTGTAGCCGTCTGTATGGATTTGGATGCTTCCGGCGTTCATCTAGGACAAACAGATGGAGACGTTATCGAGGCTAGAGAGCTTATCGGCCCAGATAAAATTATAGGGTGGAATGTAAATACCTTAGAACAGCTTCTTACTGCCAATACTTTGCCTATTGATTATCTGGGATTAAGCGCGATGTTTGAAACTCAGAATAAACCCGAAGCTGCTCATCTCTGGGGCTTCTCTGGCTTAGAACAAGCCGTGTCTCTTTGTGAGCATCCTATTGTCGCTGTCGGCGGTATAGATGAAAGTAACGCGTCAGACGTTATTGAAGCTGGTGCTGCGGGTATTGCTGCTATAGGAGTATTTCATACAGCAAATAACCCTAGTTTAGTTACGAAATCACTAAGAGAAATTGTTGATAGGGGGCTCAGATGCTAG
- a CDS encoding metal ABC transporter solute-binding protein, Zn/Mn family, with translation MFRIFFIFSFLFSFSHVYGDSPEQKQVLVSIVPYKFLVEQITEGTCEVCSIVTNNYDPHTYELSPRHLEKLLRAQLWFRMGENFEKACEKNVSCPQVNLTKNVDVIPGYTGCAKHFHSFDTHTWLSPKNLKIQVATIVEALCLHFPEHTALYQKNGEKLSKTLDTLDTEIREITASAKQRHILVAHGAFAYFCRDYNFFQHVVEKNNHTDPSPQDVVRAAQSIRKHGISSMILLRHAGKRSSAMLAERFHMNTVNLDPYEENVINNLKTIATTLANL, from the coding sequence ATGTTTAGAATATTCTTCATTTTTTCGTTCCTTTTTAGTTTCTCACATGTTTATGGGGACTCGCCGGAACAAAAACAAGTGCTTGTCAGTATAGTTCCTTATAAGTTTCTCGTTGAACAGATCACAGAAGGCACCTGCGAAGTATGTTCCATAGTTACTAATAACTATGACCCCCATACCTATGAGCTATCTCCCCGACACCTGGAAAAACTCCTCCGTGCTCAACTTTGGTTTCGTATGGGAGAAAACTTTGAAAAAGCCTGTGAAAAAAATGTTTCCTGCCCTCAGGTAAATCTTACGAAAAATGTAGACGTTATTCCTGGATATACAGGATGTGCAAAACATTTCCATAGCTTTGACACCCACACATGGTTAAGTCCTAAAAACTTGAAAATACAAGTAGCGACCATTGTGGAAGCTTTATGTTTACATTTCCCAGAGCATACGGCTCTGTATCAAAAAAATGGTGAAAAGCTAAGTAAAACTCTCGATACCTTAGATACGGAGATTCGAGAAATCACAGCCTCTGCTAAGCAGCGTCATATTTTAGTAGCCCACGGAGCTTTCGCCTATTTTTGTCGAGATTACAACTTTTTCCAACATGTTGTTGAAAAAAACAATCACACAGATCCTTCTCCCCAAGATGTTGTACGCGCAGCTCAAAGTATCCGCAAGCACGGAATTTCTTCTATGATTTTACTTCGTCATGCAGGCAAGCGCAGTAGCGCCATGCTTGCCGAGCGTTTTCACATGAATACGGTAAATTTAGATCCTTATGAAGAAAACGTGATAAATAATCTAAAAACCATAGCGACGACTCTTGCTAATTTATGA
- a CDS encoding metal ABC transporter ATP-binding protein codes for MTLQILVKNLSFRYAPKSSWIINNVSFMVHERDFVGIIGPNGGGKTTLVKLILGLLKPTLGTLETYSTCKKDSELAIGWVPQHFAYDFSFPISVKDVVLSGRLSFLRWHGKYSKLDHESAEQALETVDLLHHRDTCFSCLSGGQIQRVLLARALASHPKLLILDEPTANIDPENQQRILQILTKLNARCTILMITHDLHHTTSHFNKLFYMSRTLTTLTNTPTISQEFCCDSFEKKAGL; via the coding sequence ATGACTTTACAAATACTTGTTAAGAATCTTTCCTTTCGGTATGCACCGAAAAGTTCTTGGATTATCAATAATGTCTCCTTCATGGTTCATGAAAGGGACTTTGTTGGCATTATAGGACCTAATGGCGGAGGGAAAACAACTCTAGTCAAGCTTATTCTAGGACTATTAAAACCAACTTTAGGGACCCTAGAAACTTACTCTACGTGTAAAAAAGATTCCGAATTAGCTATCGGTTGGGTTCCCCAACACTTTGCCTATGATTTTTCCTTCCCTATTTCTGTAAAAGATGTGGTTCTCTCCGGAAGGCTTTCTTTTTTACGTTGGCATGGAAAATACTCGAAACTTGATCATGAATCTGCCGAACAAGCCCTAGAAACCGTAGATCTTCTACATCACAGGGATACGTGCTTTTCTTGCCTATCCGGAGGACAAATCCAGAGGGTACTGCTCGCTAGAGCTTTAGCTTCTCATCCAAAACTCCTCATTCTTGATGAACCGACGGCAAATATTGATCCGGAAAATCAGCAGCGCATCTTACAGATTCTAACTAAGCTCAATGCCCGTTGTACAATTCTCATGATTACCCATGATTTACATCATACAACGAGTCATTTCAACAAACTATTTTATATGAGCAGAACTCTCACAACTTTGACGAATACCCCAACGATATCTCAGGAGTTCTGTTGTGATTCCTTCGAAAAAAAGGCTGGTCTATGA
- a CDS encoding metal ABC transporter permease translates to MISFFGLMLPALLFPSLLAALGASIAGGVVGSYIVVKRIVSITGSISHSILGGIGLTLWMQYQLNLEFSPMYGAIVGAVIIAICIGKVHLKYQEREDALIGMIWSVGMAIGIIFISQLPAFNSELINFLFGNILWVTTHDIYSLGVLDVVVLTTVVLCHTRFLALCFDEKYMMLSRYSVQTWYLLLLILTAITIVMLIYIMGVILTLSMLVLPISIACRFSYRMAHIMIISVFLNVLCSCSGIVVAYALDFPAGPTIAILMGLAYMASLFVKRLFSKSTPSPVNPDSNTNFSEGNSL, encoded by the coding sequence ATGATTTCTTTTTTTGGTCTTATGCTACCTGCTCTACTTTTTCCCTCCCTACTTGCAGCTTTAGGAGCATCTATAGCTGGAGGAGTCGTTGGGTCGTATATTGTGGTAAAACGTATTGTTTCTATTACTGGAAGTATTTCTCACTCTATTTTAGGGGGGATAGGTCTTACTCTATGGATGCAATACCAACTAAATCTTGAGTTCTCCCCAATGTATGGGGCTATAGTGGGCGCGGTAATTATTGCGATCTGTATTGGGAAAGTCCATCTCAAGTATCAAGAAAGAGAAGACGCTCTCATTGGGATGATTTGGTCTGTGGGCATGGCTATTGGGATTATTTTCATCTCCCAACTTCCGGCCTTTAATTCGGAATTAATCAATTTTCTTTTTGGAAATATTCTTTGGGTAACTACACACGACATTTATAGCCTGGGAGTCTTAGATGTTGTTGTTCTTACAACAGTAGTACTTTGTCATACTAGATTTCTTGCGTTATGCTTCGATGAGAAATACATGATGCTCAGTCGCTATTCTGTACAAACTTGGTATTTGCTTTTGCTAATCCTTACAGCAATCACCATCGTGATGTTGATTTATATCATGGGGGTAATTTTAACGCTAAGCATGCTAGTTTTGCCTATATCCATCGCTTGCAGGTTTTCCTATAGAATGGCCCACATCATGATCATTTCGGTGTTTCTGAACGTTCTATGTTCATGCTCGGGAATTGTTGTCGCCTATGCTTTAGATTTCCCAGCGGGACCAACGATTGCGATTTTGATGGGACTTGCTTATATGGCGAGTCTATTTGTGAAAAGACTATTCAGCAAATCGACGCCTTCTCCTGTCAATCCGGATAGCAACACAAACTTTTCTGAAGGGAACAGTCTTTGA
- the cgtA gene encoding Obg family GTPase CgtA: MFLDRITIELRAGKGGNGVVAWRKEKYLPKGGPYGGNGGVGGSIIIESATHVYSFESYRNIRFLKAEDGQAGATNNRSGRNGKDLVLVVPEGTLLRDVETQEILYDFTKDGERLVICRGGKGGKGNTFFKTSTNRAPTKATPGKPGEVRQVEFELKLIADIGLVGFPNAGKSTLFNTLARTEVRVGAYPFTTLQPVLGLVPCQEKLYQKPWIIADIPGIIEGAHQNRGLGLDFLKHIERTRLLLFVIDICGCERSSPEEDLRILIDELLHYKENLADKSRIIALNKIDDLLPDERQERLESFQRLFPSEKFVLLSGLTGEGVDLLNSLFTNRLAI; the protein is encoded by the coding sequence ATGTTTTTAGATCGGATTACCATAGAGTTGCGTGCAGGGAAAGGCGGCAACGGTGTTGTAGCTTGGAGAAAAGAAAAATATCTTCCTAAGGGCGGCCCCTACGGCGGTAACGGTGGTGTCGGCGGATCTATCATTATTGAGTCAGCTACTCACGTATACTCTTTTGAATCCTATAGAAACATACGCTTTTTAAAAGCCGAAGACGGTCAGGCTGGAGCAACAAATAACCGTTCCGGAAGAAATGGGAAAGATCTTGTTTTGGTTGTTCCTGAAGGTACCTTGTTGCGTGATGTAGAAACCCAAGAAATTCTATACGACTTTACAAAAGATGGAGAACGTTTAGTGATTTGTCGCGGAGGCAAAGGGGGGAAGGGAAATACCTTTTTTAAAACGTCTACTAACCGCGCTCCTACGAAAGCTACTCCAGGAAAACCAGGGGAAGTACGTCAAGTAGAGTTTGAACTAAAACTTATCGCCGACATCGGTCTCGTAGGATTCCCAAATGCAGGAAAATCTACCTTGTTTAATACTCTCGCTAGAACAGAAGTTAGGGTAGGAGCTTATCCATTTACTACGCTTCAGCCTGTATTAGGGCTGGTTCCTTGTCAGGAAAAGCTGTATCAAAAACCCTGGATTATAGCGGATATTCCGGGGATTATAGAAGGCGCCCATCAAAATCGTGGCTTAGGATTGGATTTCCTAAAACACATTGAACGCACCAGATTGTTATTGTTTGTTATCGATATTTGTGGGTGTGAGAGATCGTCTCCAGAAGAAGATCTACGTATCCTTATAGACGAGCTTCTGCATTATAAGGAAAATCTCGCAGATAAGAGTAGAATTATTGCTTTAAATAAGATCGATGATCTTCTTCCAGATGAAAGACAGGAACGCCTAGAAAGTTTTCAAAGACTGTTCCCTTCAGAAAAGTTTGTGTTGCTATCCGGATTGACAGGAGAAGGCGTCGATTTGCTGAATAGTCTTTTCACAAATAGACTCGCCATATAA
- the rpmA gene encoding 50S ribosomal protein L27, with translation MAHKKGQGASRNGRDSESKRLGMKVGAGQRVTTGSILVRQRGTKWHPAKNVGRGRDDTLFALVNGIVVLRKTDRTYVSVLPE, from the coding sequence ATGGCACATAAGAAAGGTCAGGGAGCAAGCCGTAACGGTCGCGATTCAGAGTCAAAACGTCTCGGAATGAAAGTGGGCGCAGGGCAAAGAGTTACCACAGGAAGTATTCTTGTAAGACAGAGAGGAACTAAGTGGCATCCTGCAAAGAATGTAGGTAGAGGTCGTGATGATACTTTGTTTGCTTTAGTAAACGGTATCGTTGTCCTAAGAAAAACAGATCGCACTTACGTTTCTGTTCTTCCAGAATAA
- the rplU gene encoding 50S ribosomal protein L21, with translation MKPYAIIQTGNKQYQVSEGDVIDVELLDGVSEGQEVVFEQVLFTFDGSKASLGTPTVSNAVVKGEMLSRVRGEKVIAYKYKRRKNYHRKTGHRQNYLRVKISNLVM, from the coding sequence ATGAAGCCCTACGCGATAATTCAGACCGGAAACAAGCAATATCAAGTTTCTGAAGGAGATGTGATTGACGTCGAATTATTAGACGGTGTCTCTGAAGGACAAGAAGTTGTTTTCGAGCAAGTATTGTTCACTTTTGACGGATCTAAAGCTTCTTTAGGGACTCCTACAGTAAGTAATGCTGTAGTAAAGGGAGAGATGTTGTCTCGGGTTCGTGGAGAAAAAGTCATCGCCTATAAATACAAAAGACGTAAAAATTATCATCGCAAGACTGGTCACCGTCAGAACTATCTTAGAGTAAAGATTAGTAATCTAGTGATGTAA
- the ispF gene encoding 2-C-methyl-D-erythritol 2,4-cyclodiphosphate synthase: MNAEKDSPLPKPQWVYRVGIGQDSHRFLSESSAKPCILAGVIFENSPGFQANSDGDIVFHAICNAISSVTHRIILGDVADELFHTRGITDSSIYLSEAIKSLKPNQLISHVAITIEGNRPKFLPKLSAMRQSIASALNISLGSVGITATSGEGLSDFGCGDGVQCFCVLTVMEYCG; encoded by the coding sequence ATGAACGCAGAAAAAGACTCTCCCTTGCCTAAACCACAATGGGTTTATCGTGTAGGAATCGGGCAAGACAGCCATCGTTTCCTCTCTGAAAGTTCTGCAAAACCCTGCATTTTAGCTGGGGTAATCTTTGAAAATAGTCCTGGTTTCCAAGCAAATTCCGATGGTGATATTGTTTTCCACGCTATTTGCAACGCCATCTCTTCCGTCACGCATAGAATCATACTAGGAGACGTTGCTGACGAGCTTTTCCACACGCGAGGCATTACTGACAGCAGCATATATTTATCTGAAGCTATAAAGTCATTAAAACCGAACCAATTGATTTCTCACGTAGCTATTACTATTGAGGGAAATCGTCCTAAATTTCTTCCCAAGCTATCTGCTATGCGGCAAAGCATAGCCTCAGCTTTAAATATATCTTTAGGATCCGTAGGCATTACTGCGACTTCTGGGGAAGGCTTGAGTGATTTTGGTTGTGGCGATGGCGTACAATGTTTTTGCGTACTTACAGTTATGGAGTATTGCGGTTAA
- a CDS encoding sulfite reductase flavoprotein subunit alpha gives MHLLKKFKAQRVSLLSRELISCCDSNVASSDAGHVYQLFFKTADSNLSYKVGDSLGIFPKNPIHVVEKILECLGYSPTQLIQTRESSQTTLYDFLRRLANVNKLPSRLKSFFPDLDESLTFYDAIRKYQPRIPVDLFVESVQPLLPRFYSIASAPLPKEEKIELLVRLVSYPGEYENHYGVCSFFLCKELQFEEGCHVFVQPTKHFTIANDVQNKPIVMIGSGTGIAPYKGFVQQRIYNNDPGMNILFFGERFEKANFYYQDFWKNAVDNKQLQLFLAFSRDGDQKIYVQDLVKEQRELIVKACEEGAYFFVCGSKVLGTEVRKTLEDILGKNQLFQLKEERRYVVDVY, from the coding sequence ATGCATTTGTTAAAGAAATTTAAGGCTCAGAGAGTATCTCTTCTCTCACGAGAGCTCATTTCTTGTTGCGATTCTAATGTTGCTTCTTCTGATGCTGGCCATGTTTATCAATTGTTTTTCAAAACAGCAGACTCTAATTTATCTTATAAGGTGGGGGATTCTCTAGGCATATTTCCAAAGAATCCCATACATGTTGTTGAAAAGATCCTTGAGTGCTTAGGCTATTCTCCAACACAACTCATTCAAACTCGAGAATCTTCTCAAACAACTCTCTACGACTTTCTGAGACGTCTGGCTAATGTAAATAAGCTTCCATCAAGACTTAAGTCTTTTTTCCCAGACTTAGATGAGTCCTTAACCTTTTATGATGCCATCCGAAAATATCAGCCCCGTATTCCCGTAGACCTATTCGTAGAAAGCGTTCAGCCCCTATTGCCCAGATTTTATTCAATAGCTTCAGCACCTCTTCCTAAAGAGGAGAAAATTGAGCTTCTGGTCAGGCTCGTAAGTTATCCCGGGGAATATGAAAATCATTATGGCGTATGCTCCTTCTTTTTATGTAAGGAACTACAGTTTGAAGAGGGCTGCCATGTATTCGTACAGCCTACAAAGCATTTTACTATCGCAAATGATGTACAAAATAAGCCCATTGTAATGATTGGCTCTGGAACAGGAATCGCTCCCTACAAAGGCTTTGTGCAACAGCGTATTTATAATAATGATCCCGGAATGAATATTCTCTTTTTCGGAGAACGCTTTGAAAAAGCAAATTTCTATTACCAAGATTTTTGGAAAAATGCTGTGGACAATAAGCAACTCCAACTCTTCTTGGCCTTTTCTCGTGATGGAGATCAGAAAATCTATGTGCAAGATCTTGTCAAAGAACAAAGAGAACTTATCGTTAAAGCATGCGAAGAAGGGGCGTATTTCTTTGTTTGCGGAAGTAAAGTCCTAGGAACAGAAGTTAGAAAGACCCTGGAAGATATCCTAGGGAAAAATCAGCTCTTCCAGTTAAAGGAAGAGCGTCGTTACGTTGTCGATGTCTATTAA
- the rpsJ gene encoding 30S ribosomal protein S10, with translation MKQQKQKIRIRLKGFDQGQLDRSTADIVETAKRTGARVAGPIPLPTKREVYTVLRSPHVDKKSREQFEIRTHKRLIDILDPTGKTIDALKMLALPAGVDIKIKAA, from the coding sequence ATGAAGCAGCAAAAACAGAAAATTCGTATTCGTCTGAAAGGATTCGATCAAGGACAGCTGGATCGATCAACTGCAGATATTGTTGAGACTGCTAAAAGAACAGGTGCTCGTGTAGCAGGTCCTATTCCTTTGCCCACAAAGAGAGAAGTATACACTGTATTGCGTTCTCCTCATGTGGACAAGAAGTCTAGGGAGCAGTTTGAAATTCGGACGCATAAGCGTTTAATTGATATCCTGGATCCTACAGGAAAAACTATAGATGCCTTAAAAATGTTAGCTCTTCCAGCAGGAGTTGATATTAAGATCAAGGCTGCATAA
- the fusA gene encoding elongation factor G yields the protein MSDQEFDLSKIRNIGIMAHIDAGKTTTTERILYYAGRTHKIGEVHEGGATMDWMEQEQERGITITSAATTVFWLDCKINIIDTPGHVDFTIEVERSLRVLDGAVAVFDAVSGVEPQSETVWRQANKYGVPRIAFVNKMDRMGADYFAAVESMKEKLGANAVAVHCPIGSESQFVGMVDLISQKALYFLDETLGAKWEEREIPEELKEKCAELRYALLEELATIDESNEAFMEKVLEDPDSITEDEIHAVMRKGVIENKINPVLCGTAFKNKGVQQLLNVIVKWLPSPKDRGTIHGISLKNNAEISLEPRKDGPLAALAFKIMTDPYVGRITFIRIYSGTLKKGSAILNSTKDKKERISRLLEMHANERTDRDEFTVGDIGACVGLKFSVTGDTLCDENQEIVLERIEIPEPVIDMAIEPKSKGDREKLAQALNALSEEDPTFRVTSNEETGQTIISGMGELHLDILRDRMIREFKVEANVGKPQVSYKETITKNGASETKYVKQSGGRGQYAHVCLEIEPNEPGKGNEVVSKIVGGVIPKEYIPAVIKGVEEGLNSGVLAGYGLVDVKVNIVFGSYHEVDSSEMAFKICGSMAVKEACRKAAPIILEPIMKIAVITPEDHLGDVIGDLNRRRGKILGQESSRGMAQVNAEVPLSEMFGYTTSLRSLTSGRATSTMEPAFFAKVPQKIQEEIVKK from the coding sequence ATGAGTGATCAGGAATTCGATTTAAGCAAAATTAGAAACATCGGTATCATGGCTCATATCGATGCGGGAAAAACGACAACGACAGAAAGAATTCTTTATTACGCTGGAAGAACTCACAAAATTGGTGAGGTGCATGAAGGCGGAGCTACCATGGACTGGATGGAGCAGGAACAAGAAAGAGGTATTACTATTACCTCTGCTGCGACGACCGTTTTCTGGCTGGATTGTAAAATTAATATTATTGACACCCCTGGTCACGTAGATTTTACTATTGAAGTTGAGCGATCTCTTCGTGTTCTGGACGGCGCGGTAGCCGTATTTGATGCAGTGTCTGGAGTCGAGCCCCAGTCAGAAACTGTTTGGAGACAGGCCAATAAATACGGTGTTCCTCGAATTGCTTTTGTCAATAAAATGGACCGTATGGGTGCGGATTACTTCGCAGCTGTTGAATCCATGAAAGAAAAACTCGGTGCTAACGCTGTTGCTGTACACTGTCCTATTGGTTCTGAAAGCCAATTTGTTGGGATGGTAGATCTAATCTCTCAAAAAGCTTTGTATTTCCTAGATGAGACTCTAGGAGCTAAATGGGAAGAGCGAGAAATTCCTGAGGAACTAAAAGAGAAATGCGCAGAACTTCGTTACGCTCTTCTTGAAGAACTCGCTACAATAGATGAAAGCAACGAAGCTTTCATGGAGAAAGTTCTAGAAGACCCAGATTCTATTACCGAAGATGAAATTCATGCGGTTATGCGAAAAGGGGTTATTGAGAACAAAATCAACCCCGTATTGTGCGGAACCGCATTTAAAAACAAGGGCGTACAACAACTCCTTAACGTTATTGTAAAATGGTTGCCATCACCTAAAGATCGTGGCACGATTCATGGAATTAGTTTAAAAAATAACGCAGAGATTTCTCTAGAGCCTAGAAAAGACGGGCCTTTGGCCGCTCTAGCTTTCAAAATTATGACAGACCCCTATGTCGGTCGTATTACCTTTATCCGTATTTATTCCGGAACTCTCAAAAAAGGTTCGGCGATACTCAACTCTACTAAAGATAAGAAAGAGCGAATCTCTCGTCTGTTGGAGATGCACGCTAATGAAAGAACGGATAGAGATGAGTTCACTGTTGGGGATATCGGTGCTTGTGTAGGTTTGAAATTCTCAGTAACAGGAGATACTCTCTGTGATGAAAATCAGGAAATTGTTCTTGAGAGAATAGAAATTCCTGAGCCTGTGATTGATATGGCTATTGAGCCTAAATCTAAAGGCGATAGAGAGAAATTGGCCCAAGCTTTGAATGCTCTTTCTGAAGAAGATCCCACGTTCCGCGTGACTTCCAATGAAGAGACTGGGCAAACAATTATCTCTGGAATGGGTGAATTACACTTAGATATTCTTCGCGATCGTATGATCCGCGAATTTAAAGTGGAAGCGAATGTCGGTAAGCCTCAAGTTTCTTATAAGGAAACAATTACTAAAAACGGCGCTAGCGAAACAAAATATGTAAAACAATCTGGTGGTCGTGGACAATATGCTCACGTTTGCCTCGAGATTGAGCCTAATGAGCCAGGGAAAGGTAATGAAGTTGTCAGCAAAATTGTTGGTGGTGTCATTCCTAAAGAGTATATCCCTGCGGTTATAAAAGGGGTGGAAGAGGGCTTAAATTCAGGAGTTCTTGCCGGTTACGGCTTAGTTGATGTGAAAGTAAACATCGTATTCGGTTCATATCACGAAGTGGATTCTAGCGAGATGGCATTTAAAATATGCGGTTCGATGGCTGTTAAAGAAGCCTGTAGAAAAGCTGCTCCGATAATTTTAGAACCTATTATGAAAATCGCAGTAATCACTCCCGAAGATCATTTAGGAGATGTAATCGGAGACTTAAATCGTCGTCGTGGAAAAATCTTGGGTCAGGAATCTTCGCGAGGTATGGCACAAGTGAATGCCGAGGTTCCTTTAAGTGAAATGTTTGGATACACAACGTCTTTGAGATCCCTGACTTCCGGAAGAGCAACATCAACAATGGAACCAGCCTTCTTTGCTAAGGTTCCTCAAAAAATTCAAGAAGAGATTGTTAAGAAGTAA
- the rpsG gene encoding 30S ribosomal protein S7, whose protein sequence is MSRRHAAEKKVVPADPIYGSVTLERFINKVMMHGKKSIARKIVYSALERFAKKVGAENALEAFEEALENAKPLLEVRSRRVGGATYQVPVEVAAGRRDCLAMQWIIKFARAKPGKSMEVGLATELVDCFNKQGATIKKREDTHRMAEANKAFAHYKW, encoded by the coding sequence ATGTCAAGACGACATGCCGCTGAGAAGAAGGTAGTCCCAGCAGATCCTATATATGGAAGTGTGACTTTGGAAAGATTTATTAATAAAGTCATGATGCACGGGAAGAAAAGCATCGCTAGAAAAATCGTCTACTCAGCTCTAGAAAGGTTTGCTAAGAAAGTGGGAGCTGAAAATGCTTTAGAAGCTTTTGAAGAAGCTCTAGAAAACGCAAAGCCTTTGCTTGAAGTTCGCTCCCGTCGCGTTGGGGGTGCTACATATCAAGTGCCTGTAGAAGTTGCTGCAGGACGTAGGGATTGTTTGGCTATGCAGTGGATTATTAAATTCGCTAGGGCAAAGCCTGGGAAATCTATGGAAGTAGGTTTGGCAACCGAGCTTGTTGACTGTTTCAATAAGCAGGGAGCTACAATCAAGAAGCGTGAAGATACTCATCGTATGGCTGAAGCAAATAAAGCATTTGCTCATTACAAGTGGTAA
- the rpsL gene encoding 30S ribosomal protein S12: MPTINQLIRKKRQSSASRKKSPALQKCPQRRGVCLQVKTKTPKKPNSALRKVAWVRLSNGQEVIAYIGGEGHNLQEHSIVLVQGGRVKDLPGVRYHIVRGALDCAAVKNRKQSRSRYGAKRPK; the protein is encoded by the coding sequence ATGCCAACCATTAATCAATTAATACGTAAAAAGCGTCAATCTAGCGCGTCTAGAAAGAAATCTCCTGCCTTGCAGAAATGCCCACAAAGACGTGGTGTGTGCCTGCAAGTGAAGACAAAGACTCCTAAAAAGCCGAACTCAGCTTTACGTAAAGTTGCCTGGGTGCGCTTGTCTAATGGCCAAGAGGTAATCGCCTACATTGGTGGCGAAGGGCATAATTTGCAAGAGCACAGCATCGTTTTGGTTCAAGGTGGTAGGGTTAAAGATTTGCCCGGTGTTCGTTATCATATCGTTCGCGGAGCTTTAGATTGCGCTGCTGTTAAAAATAGAAAACAAAGCCGTTCTCGATACGGAGCAAAGCGTCCTAAGTAG